Proteins encoded by one window of Pseudomonas coleopterorum:
- the purU gene encoding formyltetrahydrofolate deformylase, giving the protein MRTFRLVTACPDRVGIVAKVSHFLASHNGWITESNHHSDDQNGWFFMRHEIRADTLPFDIEAFRAAFAPIAEEFAMEWRVTDTAQKKRVVLMASRESHCLADLLHRWHSNELDCDIACVVSNHDDLRSMVEWHGIPYYHVPVDPADKLPAFAEVSRLVDQHQADVVVLARYMQILPPQLCQAYAGKIINIHHSFLPSFVGAKPYHQASLRGVKLIGATCHYVTEELDAGPIIEQDVVRVSHSDSIDDMVRFGRDVEKMVLARGLRYHLEDRVMVHGNKTVVFS; this is encoded by the coding sequence ATGCGCACTTTTCGGCTGGTGACCGCTTGCCCGGACCGCGTTGGCATCGTTGCCAAAGTCAGCCATTTCCTGGCGTCCCACAATGGCTGGATCACCGAATCGAACCACCACTCCGATGACCAGAACGGTTGGTTCTTCATGCGCCACGAAATTCGTGCCGACACCCTGCCGTTCGATATCGAGGCGTTCCGCGCCGCGTTCGCGCCCATCGCCGAAGAATTCGCCATGGAATGGCGGGTCACCGACACCGCGCAGAAAAAGCGCGTGGTGCTCATGGCCAGCCGCGAATCCCACTGCCTGGCCGACCTGCTGCACCGCTGGCACAGCAACGAGCTGGACTGCGACATTGCCTGCGTGGTGTCCAATCACGATGATCTGCGCAGCATGGTCGAATGGCATGGCATTCCCTACTACCACGTGCCGGTCGACCCTGCGGACAAGCTGCCGGCGTTTGCCGAGGTCTCGCGCCTGGTCGATCAGCACCAGGCCGACGTCGTGGTGCTGGCGCGCTACATGCAGATCCTGCCGCCGCAGCTGTGCCAGGCCTATGCCGGCAAGATCATCAACATCCATCACAGCTTCCTGCCGTCCTTCGTCGGTGCCAAGCCGTACCATCAGGCCTCGCTGCGTGGCGTGAAACTGATCGGTGCTACCTGCCACTACGTGACCGAAGAGCTGGACGCCGGTCCGATCATCGAGCAGGACGTGGTCCGTGTCAGCCACAGCGACAGCATCGACGACATGGTGCGTTTCGGCCGCGACGTGGAGAAGATGGTTCTGGCCCGTGGCCTGCGCTATCACCTGGAAGATCGGGTGATGGTGCACGGCAACAAGACCGTCGTGTTCAGCTGA
- the pcaR gene encoding pca regulon transcriptional regulator PcaR codes for MSEHTPPAGTSATGSKVPQRPAFSSLAPPIVASPAKRIQAFTGDPDFMTSLARGLAVVQAFQERKRHLTIAQISHRTEIPRAAVRRCLHTLIKLGYATTDGRTYSLLPKVLTLGHAYLSSTPLAVSAQPYLDRMSEQLHEACNMATLEGDDILYIARSATTQRLISVDLSVGGRLPAYCTSMGRILLAALDDASLHEYLQHTDLAPKTSRTLTNKTALLECLERVRQQGWCIVDQELEQGLRSIAVPVYDASGQVLAALNVSTHAGRVTRAELEQRFLPIMLSASRDLSAQLFA; via the coding sequence ATGAGCGAACACACACCACCGGCAGGCACGTCAGCGACCGGTTCGAAAGTGCCACAGCGCCCTGCGTTCAGCTCACTGGCCCCGCCGATCGTCGCATCGCCTGCCAAGCGCATTCAGGCCTTCACCGGCGACCCGGACTTCATGACCTCGCTGGCCCGCGGACTGGCGGTGGTGCAGGCGTTCCAGGAGCGCAAGCGACACCTGACCATTGCGCAGATCAGCCACCGGACGGAAATTCCCCGCGCTGCCGTGCGGCGCTGTCTTCATACCCTGATCAAGCTCGGTTATGCCACCACCGATGGGCGCACCTACTCGCTGCTGCCCAAAGTGCTGACCCTGGGCCATGCCTACCTGTCCTCGACGCCCTTGGCCGTCTCGGCGCAACCCTACCTGGACCGCATGAGTGAGCAGTTGCACGAAGCCTGCAACATGGCCACCCTCGAAGGCGATGACATCCTCTACATCGCTCGTTCGGCCACGACTCAGCGGCTGATTTCGGTGGACCTGTCGGTGGGCGGTCGGCTGCCGGCGTACTGCACTTCCATGGGGCGCATCCTGCTCGCGGCACTCGACGACGCGTCGCTGCACGAATACCTGCAGCACACCGATCTTGCGCCCAAGACCAGTCGGACCCTGACCAACAAAACCGCGTTGCTGGAGTGCCTGGAACGGGTTCGCCAGCAGGGCTGGTGCATCGTCGATCAGGAGCTGGAGCAAGGGCTGCGTTCGATTGCCGTGCCGGTGTACGACGCGTCGGGGCAGGTATTGGCCGCGCTGAATGTCAGCACCCATGCCGGTCGCGTCACCCGGGCGGAACTTGAGCAGCGTTTTCTGCCGATCATGCTGTCGGCCAGTCGCGATCTGAGCGCGCAGTTGTTCGCTTGA
- a CDS encoding inorganic phosphate transporter, translating to MIELFSALDAWVLISLFLALAFVLTFEFINGFHDTANAVATVIYTKAMPPHLAVFLSGIFNFLGVLLGGVGVAYAIVHLLPVELLINVNTGHGLAMVFSLLAAAITWNLGTWYFGIPASSSHTLIGSILGVGLANALINDIPLGDGVNWQKAIDIGASLVFSPLAGFVAAALVLIGLKWWRPASKMHKTPEQRRKLDDKKHPPFWNRLVLVLSAMAVSFVHGSNDGQKGIGLIMLVLIGIVPQQFVLDLNATTYQIERTRDATQHLSQFYQRNQATLGEFLALGKAQQGDLPEKFSCNPQQTEPTIAALLSTLDGVSDYHSLAAEHRIEVRRYLLCLDDTAKKVGKLPALEPREKSDLEKLRKDLTATTEYSPFWVILAVALALGIGTMVGWKRVVLTIGEKIGKQGMTYAQGMSAQIVTACAIGAANVFSLPVSTTHILSSGVAGTMVANKSGLQGGTVRTIMLAWVLTLPASMGLAAGLFWLASQLVG from the coding sequence ATGATCGAATTATTCAGCGCACTGGATGCGTGGGTGCTGATCAGCCTGTTCTTAGCGCTGGCGTTCGTACTCACCTTCGAATTCATCAACGGCTTTCATGACACCGCCAACGCGGTCGCCACAGTCATCTATACCAAGGCCATGCCGCCCCATCTGGCGGTGTTCCTGTCCGGTATCTTCAACTTCCTGGGTGTACTGCTGGGCGGCGTCGGCGTGGCCTATGCAATCGTTCACCTGCTGCCGGTCGAGTTGCTGATCAACGTCAACACCGGACACGGCCTGGCCATGGTGTTCTCGCTGCTGGCCGCGGCCATTACCTGGAACCTGGGCACCTGGTATTTCGGCATTCCGGCGTCGAGCTCGCACACCCTCATCGGCTCGATTCTGGGCGTGGGCCTGGCCAACGCGCTGATCAACGACATCCCGCTGGGCGACGGGGTCAACTGGCAGAAGGCGATCGATATCGGTGCCTCGCTGGTGTTCTCGCCCCTGGCCGGCTTCGTGGCGGCGGCCCTGGTGCTGATCGGCCTGAAGTGGTGGCGTCCGGCGTCCAAGATGCACAAGACCCCGGAGCAGCGCCGCAAGCTGGACGACAAGAAACACCCACCGTTCTGGAATCGCCTGGTGCTGGTCCTGTCGGCCATGGCCGTGAGCTTCGTGCACGGTTCCAACGATGGCCAGAAGGGCATCGGCCTGATCATGCTGGTGTTGATCGGTATCGTTCCGCAGCAGTTCGTGCTGGACCTGAACGCGACCACCTACCAGATCGAGCGGACCCGCGACGCGACCCAGCACCTGAGCCAGTTCTACCAGCGCAACCAGGCCACCCTGGGTGAGTTCCTGGCGCTGGGCAAGGCTCAGCAAGGCGATCTGCCGGAGAAATTCAGCTGCAATCCACAGCAGACCGAACCGACCATCGCAGCGCTGCTGAGCACCCTCGATGGCGTCTCCGACTACCACTCGCTGGCTGCCGAACACCGTATCGAAGTGCGTCGCTACCTGCTCTGCCTGGATGATACGGCGAAGAAGGTCGGCAAGCTGCCGGCACTGGAACCGCGCGAGAAATCCGATCTGGAGAAATTGCGCAAGGACCTCACTGCCACCACCGAGTATTCGCCGTTCTGGGTGATTCTGGCCGTGGCCCTGGCGCTGGGTATCGGCACCATGGTCGGCTGGAAGCGTGTGGTTCTGACCATCGGCGAGAAGATCGGCAAGCAGGGCATGACCTATGCCCAGGGCATGTCGGCTCAGATCGTCACCGCGTGCGCGATCGGCGCGGCCAACGTGTTCAGCCTGCCGGTCTCGACCACGCACATCCTGTCCTCGGGTGTGGCCGGGACCATGGTGGCCAACAAGAGCGGCCTGCAAGGTGGCACGGTTCGTACCATCATGCTGGCCTGGGTGCTGACCCTCCCGGCCTCCATGGGCCTGGCGGCCGGTCTGTTCTGGTTGGCCAGCCAACTGGTGGGATGA
- a CDS encoding helicase HerA-like domain-containing protein: MTDARHVLFGADSSGEPVGLDLRLANRHGLIAGATGTGKTVTLQRLAEAFSEAGVAVFAADIKGDLCGLGASGNPQGKIAERIAQMPWLNYRPQACPVTLWDIQGQSGHPLRTTLSEMGPLLLGSLLELTDSQQSALYAAFKVADREGLLLLDLKDLKALLNHLRDNPELLGDDSALMTTGSSQALLRRLASLEQQGAEALFGEPALRLEDILHPDAEGRGRIHLLDASRLVHEAPKVYATFLLWLLAELFEQLPERGDADKPLLALFFDEAHLLFNGTPKALQDRLEQVVRLIRSKGVGVYFVTQSPSDLPDAVLAQLGLRIQHGLRAFTAREQKALKAVAEGFRPNPEFDTLAVLTELGTGEALVGTLQEKGTPAMVRRVAIAPPQSRIGPLTDAERAATVRNSPLAGRYDKPIDRESAYEMLTARKLPPTADPVQPAEPSLADKAGEFLSGAAGQALKSAMRQAANQFGRQLVRGLMGSLLGGSKRK; encoded by the coding sequence ATGACGGATGCCAGACACGTACTGTTCGGTGCCGATTCCAGCGGTGAACCCGTAGGCCTGGACCTGCGCTTGGCCAACCGCCATGGTTTGATCGCCGGGGCCACCGGGACCGGCAAGACGGTGACCTTGCAGCGCCTGGCCGAGGCGTTCAGCGAGGCCGGGGTGGCGGTGTTCGCCGCCGATATCAAGGGCGACCTGTGTGGCCTGGGTGCCAGCGGCAACCCTCAGGGCAAGATCGCCGAGCGCATCGCCCAGATGCCTTGGCTGAATTATCGCCCTCAGGCCTGCCCCGTGACGTTGTGGGATATCCAGGGCCAGTCCGGGCATCCACTGCGAACCACGCTCAGCGAAATGGGGCCGCTGCTGCTGGGCAGCCTGCTGGAGCTCACCGACAGCCAGCAGTCGGCGCTGTACGCCGCCTTCAAGGTGGCCGATCGCGAGGGCCTGCTGCTGCTCGACCTCAAGGACCTCAAGGCCTTGCTCAACCACCTTCGGGACAATCCCGAGCTGCTGGGCGACGACAGCGCCTTGATGACCACGGGGTCGAGCCAGGCCCTGTTGCGCCGTCTGGCCAGCCTGGAACAGCAGGGCGCCGAAGCGCTGTTCGGCGAGCCGGCCTTGCGTCTGGAAGACATTCTGCACCCCGACGCCGAGGGTCGCGGCCGCATCCATTTGCTCGACGCCAGCCGCCTGGTCCACGAAGCCCCCAAGGTCTATGCCACGTTCCTGCTGTGGCTGCTGGCCGAACTGTTCGAGCAATTGCCCGAGCGCGGTGATGCCGACAAGCCGCTGCTGGCATTGTTCTTCGACGAAGCCCACCTGCTGTTCAACGGCACGCCCAAGGCCTTGCAGGATCGTCTGGAACAGGTGGTGCGGTTGATCCGTTCCAAGGGCGTTGGCGTGTACTTCGTCACTCAGTCGCCCAGCGACCTGCCCGATGCGGTGCTGGCCCAGCTCGGCCTGCGCATCCAGCACGGCCTGCGTGCATTCACCGCCCGCGAGCAGAAGGCCTTGAAGGCCGTCGCCGAAGGCTTCCGACCCAACCCTGAGTTCGACACCCTGGCCGTGCTGACCGAATTGGGCACGGGTGAAGCCTTGGTCGGGACGCTGCAGGAAAAAGGCACCCCGGCGATGGTGCGACGGGTCGCGATCGCGCCACCGCAGTCGCGCATCGGCCCACTGACCGACGCCGAGCGGGCAGCCACGGTGCGCAACTCGCCGCTCGCCGGTCGCTACGACAAACCGATCGACCGCGAGTCCGCCTATGAAATGCTGACTGCGCGTAAACTGCCGCCGACGGCAGATCCGGTACAGCCAGCGGAGCCGAGCCTGGCCGACAAGGCCGGGGAGTTTCTCAGTGGGGCGGCGGGGCAGGCGTTGAAGTCGGCGATGCGCCAGGCTGCCAACCAGTTCGGCCGCCAGTTGGTGCGTGGCTTGATGGGTTCCCTGTTGGGAGGGAGCAAGCGCAAGTAG
- the mvaT gene encoding histone-like nucleoid-structuring protein MvaT — protein sequence MSLINEYRATEEAIKELQARLKNLSQDDKLQTELEFEGKLRTLMGEYQKSLRDIIALLDPEAKLNKAPRPATGKVTGTKRARKVKQYKNPHNGEVIETKGGNHKTLKEWKAKWGGDVVETWATFLG from the coding sequence ATGTCCCTGATCAACGAATATCGCGCTACAGAAGAAGCCATCAAAGAGCTTCAAGCCCGCTTGAAAAACCTGTCGCAAGACGACAAATTGCAAACCGAACTGGAATTCGAAGGCAAATTGCGCACCCTCATGGGCGAATACCAGAAGTCGCTGCGCGACATCATCGCCCTGCTGGACCCGGAAGCCAAGTTGAACAAGGCACCGCGCCCTGCCACCGGAAAAGTTACCGGCACCAAGCGCGCGCGCAAGGTCAAGCAATACAAGAACCCGCACAACGGTGAAGTCATCGAAACCAAAGGTGGCAACCACAAGACCCTGAAAGAATGGAAAGCCAAATGGGGTGGCGATGTGGTCGAGACCTGGGCCACTTTCCTGGGCTAA
- the sbcB gene encoding exodeoxyribonuclease I produces MTSSIFWYDYETTGINPRCDRPLQVAGIRTDADLNEIAAPVNLYCQPSDDILPHPAACMITGITPERLADRGLSEADFMTRVHAQLAMPGTCGAGYNTLRFDDEMTRYSLYRNFFDPYGREWQGGNSRWDLIDVVRAAYALRPDGIEWPEVDGRASMRLELLTAANGIDHGQAHDALSDVRATIALARLIRQRQPKLYDWLFQMRSKQRVQQSIQLLQPLVHVSGQFGAARRYAAVVLPLAWHPTNRNALIVYDLAHDPQPLIEQSIEVLQERLYKRRQDLAEGEAPVPLKLLHINRCPVIAPLNVLRDEDWQRLNLDKPLYQARAMRLCNDQPQWHYKLSPLYQTTTFPESADPEQQLYDSFIGDRDRLLCERIRTLDPQQLASADWVFDDPRLPELLFRYRARNFPDTLNPLETQRWLQFCQQRLSDPVFGAPNTLQGFNAALGECMAKADPAQTQVLRHWQAYAQALAVRVGMVPH; encoded by the coding sequence GTGACTTCCAGCATCTTCTGGTACGACTACGAAACCACCGGCATCAATCCGCGCTGCGACCGGCCCTTGCAGGTCGCCGGGATCCGCACCGATGCTGACCTCAACGAGATCGCCGCGCCAGTCAATCTGTACTGCCAGCCCAGCGACGACATTCTTCCGCACCCTGCGGCCTGCATGATCACCGGCATCACCCCCGAGCGCCTGGCCGACCGCGGCCTGAGCGAGGCCGACTTCATGACCCGGGTCCACGCACAACTGGCGATGCCCGGTACCTGCGGAGCCGGCTACAACACCCTGCGCTTCGATGACGAGATGACCCGTTACAGCCTGTACCGCAATTTCTTCGACCCCTATGGGCGGGAATGGCAGGGTGGCAACAGCCGGTGGGACCTGATCGACGTGGTGCGTGCGGCCTATGCCCTGCGTCCGGACGGCATCGAATGGCCAGAGGTGGACGGGCGCGCCAGCATGCGCCTGGAGCTGCTCACGGCGGCCAACGGCATCGACCATGGGCAGGCCCATGACGCGCTGTCCGACGTCCGCGCCACCATCGCCCTTGCACGTTTGATCCGCCAGCGCCAACCCAAACTGTACGACTGGCTGTTTCAAATGCGCAGCAAACAACGGGTGCAGCAAAGCATTCAGCTGTTGCAGCCGCTGGTACATGTTTCCGGTCAATTCGGTGCTGCGCGACGCTATGCTGCAGTGGTTCTGCCACTGGCTTGGCATCCGACCAATCGCAATGCGTTGATCGTCTATGATCTGGCTCACGATCCCCAACCCTTGATCGAACAAAGTATCGAAGTATTGCAAGAGCGGTTGTACAAGCGGCGTCAGGATCTGGCCGAAGGCGAAGCGCCCGTGCCTTTGAAACTTCTGCACATCAATCGTTGCCCGGTCATCGCGCCCCTCAACGTATTGCGCGATGAAGATTGGCAGCGCCTCAATCTGGATAAACCGCTCTATCAGGCTCGGGCGATGCGCTTATGCAATGACCAGCCGCAATGGCATTACAAATTGTCACCGCTCTATCAAACGACGACGTTTCCCGAGAGTGCCGATCCAGAGCAGCAGTTGTATGACAGCTTCATTGGCGACCGCGACCGATTATTGTGTGAACGCATTCGTACATTGGATCCACAACAGTTGGCGAGCGCGGACTGGGTGTTCGATGACCCGCGACTGCCCGAATTATTGTTTCGCTATAGAGCGCGCAACTTTCCGGACACCCTGAATCCTCTTGAAACACAGCGCTGGTTGCAATTCTGCCAACAGCGCTTGAGCGATCCTGTGTTTGGCGCACCCAATACCTTGCAGGGTTTCAATGCCGCGCTGGGCGAATGCATGGCCAAGGCTGATCCGGCGCAGACGCAAGTGCTGCGGCATTGGCAGGCCTACGCTCAGGCATTGGCGGTACGCGTGGGCATGGTGCCTCATTGA
- a CDS encoding lysylphosphatidylglycerol synthase transmembrane domain-containing protein, with amino-acid sequence MNRMLWLVLIIVVAVLIPVIMGGTEMLQRLRGFSLLLLLGMFGMICVGWVVNATRLRLLLAEQATRIGRLKTVAVVMAAEFAYCATPGGSGAPLTLLALLGRHGIGAAKTSAVFAMDQLNDLMFFFFALLCILVYALFHNLSQALESMLLASGILMAGALVACAMLARYHRPAIKLNGRFLRLLRIKPATRRRWARKLLHFLDAFADNFRLPRRVLAQVFALTCVHWTLRYSVLYFTLQGLGSEVDWAWSFLIQMLALSAGQFSLLPGGAGAAELASAALLAPMVGKSTAAAAILIWRLVTYYFYLIAGGPVFVALLGKPLLNKLLRARQG; translated from the coding sequence ATGAACCGAATGCTGTGGCTGGTCCTGATCATCGTCGTCGCCGTACTGATTCCAGTGATCATGGGCGGCACCGAAATGCTTCAGCGTCTGCGCGGGTTCTCGTTGCTTCTGCTGCTGGGCATGTTCGGCATGATCTGTGTCGGCTGGGTGGTGAATGCCACGCGCCTGCGCCTGCTGCTGGCCGAGCAGGCGACGCGCATCGGTCGGCTGAAGACCGTGGCCGTGGTGATGGCCGCAGAGTTCGCCTATTGCGCCACCCCTGGCGGCAGCGGCGCACCGCTGACACTGCTGGCACTGCTCGGCCGGCACGGCATCGGCGCGGCCAAGACCAGCGCCGTGTTCGCCATGGACCAGCTCAACGACCTGATGTTCTTCTTTTTCGCCCTGCTGTGCATTCTGGTCTACGCGCTGTTTCACAACCTCAGCCAGGCCCTGGAAAGCATGCTGCTGGCCAGCGGTATCCTGATGGCCGGGGCCTTGGTCGCCTGCGCAATGCTGGCGCGCTATCACCGCCCGGCGATCAAGCTCAACGGTCGATTCCTGCGACTGCTGCGGATCAAGCCGGCCACGCGCCGGCGCTGGGCACGCAAGCTGCTGCACTTTCTGGACGCCTTCGCCGACAATTTCCGCCTGCCCCGCCGCGTGCTCGCCCAAGTGTTCGCCTTGACCTGCGTGCATTGGACGTTGCGCTACAGCGTGCTGTATTTCACCTTGCAGGGATTGGGTAGCGAGGTGGACTGGGCGTGGAGTTTCCTGATCCAGATGCTGGCCCTGAGTGCCGGCCAGTTCAGCCTGTTGCCCGGTGGCGCGGGCGCGGCCGAGCTGGCCTCGGCCGCCTTGCTGGCGCCCATGGTGGGCAAGTCGACCGCCGCTGCCGCCATCCTGATCTGGCGACTGGTGACCTACTATTTCTACCTGATCGCCGGCGGCCCGGTGTTCGTCGCCCTGCTGGGCAAGCCCCTGCTCAACAAGTTGCTGCGGGCTCGTCAGGGTTGA
- a CDS encoding MFS transporter — MNKPANAAGLCLDVQTLINDRPLSRYQWRVVILCFLIVFLDGLDTAAMGFIAPALSQEWGIDRASLGPVMSAALIGMVFGALGSGPLADRFGRKLVLVGAVLVFGGFSLASAYSSNVDQLLILRFLTGLGLGAGMPNATTLLSEYTPERFRSLLVTSMFCGFNLGMAGGGFMSAKLIPAFGWHSLLLLGGVLPLVLAVVLMIWLPESARYLVVRNKGVEKIRRTLAPIDPEQVARAERFSVPEQKTVKASNVLAVIFSGTYRAGTLLLWLTYFMGLVIVYLLTSWLPTLMRESGASLEQAAFIGALFQFGGVLSAVGVGWAMDRFNPHKVIATFYLLAGVFAYAVGQSLGNITLLATLVLIAGMCVNGAQSAMPSLAARFYPTQGRATGVSWMLGIGRFGAILGAWMGATLLGLGWNFEQVLTALVVPAVLATVALLIKSRVSHADAT, encoded by the coding sequence ATGAACAAACCTGCCAACGCTGCGGGGCTGTGCCTGGATGTGCAGACCCTGATCAATGACCGACCGCTGTCGCGCTATCAATGGCGCGTGGTCATCCTGTGTTTCCTGATCGTCTTCCTCGACGGGCTGGACACTGCCGCCATGGGCTTCATCGCACCTGCGCTGTCGCAGGAGTGGGGCATCGACCGCGCCAGCCTCGGACCGGTGATGAGCGCCGCATTGATCGGCATGGTGTTCGGCGCCCTGGGCTCCGGGCCATTGGCCGACCGTTTCGGGCGCAAGCTGGTGCTGGTCGGCGCCGTGCTGGTGTTCGGCGGGTTCAGCCTGGCTTCGGCCTACAGCAGCAACGTCGATCAACTGCTGATCCTGCGCTTTCTCACCGGGCTGGGGTTAGGGGCCGGCATGCCCAACGCCACTACGCTGTTGTCCGAGTACACCCCGGAGCGCTTTCGTTCGCTGCTGGTGACCAGCATGTTCTGCGGGTTCAACCTCGGCATGGCCGGGGGCGGGTTCATGTCCGCCAAGCTGATTCCCGCCTTCGGCTGGCACAGCCTGCTGTTGCTCGGCGGCGTTCTGCCGCTGGTGCTGGCGGTGGTGTTGATGATCTGGCTGCCCGAGTCGGCGCGGTATCTGGTGGTGCGCAACAAGGGCGTGGAAAAGATACGTCGCACCCTGGCGCCGATCGACCCGGAGCAGGTGGCGCGGGCCGAGCGTTTCAGTGTGCCCGAACAGAAAACCGTCAAGGCGAGCAACGTGCTGGCGGTGATCTTTTCCGGCACCTACCGCGCCGGCACCCTGCTGCTGTGGCTGACCTACTTCATGGGCCTGGTGATCGTCTACCTCCTGACCAGCTGGCTGCCGACGCTGATGCGCGAGAGCGGCGCGAGTCTGGAGCAGGCCGCGTTCATCGGCGCGCTGTTCCAGTTCGGCGGTGTGCTGAGTGCCGTGGGCGTGGGCTGGGCCATGGACCGGTTCAACCCGCACAAGGTCATTGCCACGTTCTACCTGCTCGCTGGCGTATTCGCCTACGCGGTCGGGCAAAGCCTGGGCAACATCACGCTGCTGGCGACGCTGGTACTGATTGCCGGCATGTGCGTCAACGGCGCGCAGTCGGCCATGCCGTCGCTGGCCGCGCGCTTCTACCCCACGCAAGGGCGTGCCACCGGGGTGTCCTGGATGCTGGGGATCGGCCGTTTCGGCGCGATCCTGGGGGCCTGGATGGGCGCGACCTTGCTGGGCCTCGGCTGGAATTTCGAACAGGTCCTGACCGCGCTGGTCGTTCCTGCCGTGCTGGCCACCGTGGCCTTGTTGATCAAGAGTCGCGTCAGCCACGCCGACGCGACCTGA
- a CDS encoding phospholipase D-like domain-containing protein codes for MGGPVFPWRNSSEFELLIDGPQFFPRMLERIGQAEHTIDLELYLVEAGACAAAVVQALQAAAVRGVHVRCLFDHYGSLAFTAELRAQLTDAGVELRFYNPISWRRGVRNLYRDHRKLLLVDQQWAMVGGTGVTDEFWQPDESVSEWHEVMVAITGTLVADWQMLFDRQWRANLRRTAWRPPTHFGLARVPPMPEGGQGLGRVAYADARQHRDILQSLVRALNSGQRRIWLATPYFLPTWKVRRSLRRAASRGLDVRLLLTGPRTDHPSVRYAGHNYYPKLLRAGVKIYEYQPCFLHLKMVLIDDWVSVGSCNFDHWNLRFNLEANLEALDPGLTEAVERSFTTDFAASHEVSLSDWRRRPFWGRVQQRIFGWMDRLSVAVFRRRG; via the coding sequence ATGGGCGGGCCGGTGTTCCCATGGCGCAATTCCAGCGAGTTCGAACTGCTCATCGATGGGCCGCAGTTCTTTCCGCGCATGCTCGAACGCATCGGCCAGGCCGAGCACACGATCGATCTCGAGCTCTACCTGGTGGAAGCCGGTGCCTGCGCGGCGGCTGTGGTTCAGGCTCTGCAGGCGGCTGCAGTGCGTGGTGTCCATGTGCGCTGCCTGTTCGACCATTACGGCTCGCTGGCCTTCACCGCGGAACTGCGCGCACAGCTGACCGACGCCGGCGTCGAGCTGCGCTTCTACAACCCGATCAGTTGGCGCCGCGGCGTGCGCAACCTGTACCGCGACCACCGCAAGCTGCTGCTGGTGGACCAGCAATGGGCGATGGTGGGCGGCACCGGCGTGACCGACGAATTCTGGCAGCCGGATGAAAGTGTCAGCGAATGGCACGAAGTGATGGTCGCCATCACCGGCACCCTGGTCGCCGACTGGCAGATGCTCTTCGACCGCCAATGGCGCGCCAACCTCAGGCGCACCGCCTGGCGCCCGCCGACCCATTTCGGCCTCGCGCGCGTGCCGCCCATGCCCGAAGGCGGCCAAGGGCTGGGTCGGGTAGCCTACGCGGACGCTCGTCAACATCGCGACATCCTCCAATCGCTGGTGCGCGCGCTCAACAGCGGACAGCGGCGCATCTGGCTGGCGACGCCGTATTTTCTGCCGACCTGGAAGGTGCGCCGTTCTCTGCGCCGGGCGGCCAGTCGCGGCCTGGATGTGCGGCTGTTACTCACCGGCCCGCGCACCGACCACCCCTCGGTGCGCTACGCCGGGCACAACTATTACCCCAAGCTGCTCAGGGCCGGGGTCAAGATCTACGAATACCAACCCTGTTTCCTGCACCTGAAAATGGTCTTGATCGATGACTGGGTCAGTGTCGGTTCTTGCAACTTCGACCACTGGAACCTGCGCTTCAACCTGGAGGCCAACCTCGAAGCGCTCGATCCCGGCCTGACCGAGGCGGTCGAGCGCAGCTTCACCACCGACTTTGCGGCCAGCCACGAAGTCAGTCTCAGCGATTGGCGCCGTCGGCCGTTCTGGGGGCGGGTCCAGCAGCGCATCTTCGGCTGGATGGATCGCCTGAGCGTGGCCGTGTTCCGTCGCCGCGGCTGA